One stretch of Dissulfurimicrobium hydrothermale DNA includes these proteins:
- a CDS encoding DUF488 family protein, translated as MSKERLHADYWMKDAAPSAALRKLNLRYLSELDDKPDIIQYWN; from the coding sequence ATGAGCAAGGAGCGACTGCACGCGGATTACTGGATGAAAGATGCGGCACCGAGTGCAGCTCTCCGGAAATTAAATCTTCGGTATCTTTCCGAGTTGGATGATAAGCCAGATATAATTCAATACTGGAATTAG
- a CDS encoding GGDEF domain-containing protein: MILEEFINLKNECLRLRSLSETDGLTGLYNYNYLIKTLDIEMERTLRTGLPTALIMIDLDHFKKINDVYGHEAGNAALRAAAGIWRKNVRRMDVVCRYGGEEFTIVLPGTRLNLAVKSAQRLRQALAVSPVDVNGSIISLTASFGVEVFGHANEFSSPEAFIKSADEMLLAAKREGRDRVCFREMRKVMNETALGVDEKKALMRCNKHDNGRLDQSPDGVCRGMAPPGL; encoded by the coding sequence TTGATACTCGAAGAGTTTATAAATCTCAAAAACGAGTGTCTGCGTCTCAGGTCCCTATCCGAGACCGACGGCCTCACCGGGCTTTATAATTACAATTATCTCATAAAAACCCTGGATATCGAGATGGAGCGCACGCTTCGTACCGGGCTCCCGACCGCGCTCATCATGATCGATCTCGATCATTTTAAGAAGATAAACGACGTTTACGGCCATGAAGCCGGCAATGCGGCGCTCAGAGCGGCTGCGGGCATCTGGAGAAAAAACGTGAGACGAATGGACGTAGTCTGCCGCTATGGCGGGGAGGAGTTCACGATCGTTCTTCCTGGCACCAGGCTCAATCTGGCGGTAAAGAGCGCCCAGCGCCTTAGGCAGGCACTTGCCGTCTCGCCTGTTGATGTAAACGGTTCTATAATATCCCTTACTGCAAGTTTCGGTGTAGAGGTCTTTGGGCATGCGAATGAATTCAGTTCGCCTGAGGCCTTTATAAAATCGGCCGACGAGATGCTTCTTGCGGCAAAGAGGGAGGGAAGAGACCGAGTATGCTTCAGAGAGATGCGGAAGGTTATGAATGAGACCGCCCTTGGTGTCGATGAGAAGAAGGCGCTCATGCGTTGCAACAAGCATGACAACGGTCGGTTAGATCAGTCGCCAGATGGGGTGTGCAGGGGCATGGCCCCGCCGGGTTTGTGA
- a CDS encoding FprA family A-type flavoprotein — translation MRGVFWLGAVDWDRRLFDSLIPLPEGTSYNAYLIQGSEKNALLDTVDPPMADELMAQLTDVDKIDLVVSHHAEQDHSGTIPRVLERFPEAKVVVTPKAKGMLMDLLNIPENAFITVEDGERLSLGGKTLRFIHTPWVHWPETMVTYLEEDRILFSCDFFGSHIATTDLFVTDRGRVYEAAKRYFAEIMMPFRSMIEKNVKKLEGYDIQMIAPSHGQIYDDPSWIMDAYREWTVAPPRNLVAFSFVSMHGSTRKMVDHLVSRLVENGVRVELFNLAVADIGKLAMVLVDAATIVIGVPTVLAGPHPLALYATFLANALRPKAEFVSIIGSYGWGGKTVEILAGMIPNLKVEVLEPVLCKGLPKDSDYTALTRLADTIAQKHKERGLV, via the coding sequence GTGAGGGGGGTGTTTTGGCTGGGCGCTGTTGACTGGGACAGACGCCTTTTTGACTCTCTCATCCCGCTTCCAGAGGGCACGAGCTACAATGCCTACCTGATTCAAGGGAGCGAAAAAAACGCCTTGCTGGACACTGTCGATCCGCCGATGGCTGATGAACTGATGGCGCAACTGACGGATGTGGACAAGATCGACCTTGTTGTCTCTCATCACGCCGAGCAGGACCACTCGGGCACTATTCCTCGTGTTCTTGAGCGGTTCCCGGAAGCAAAGGTTGTTGTGACGCCCAAGGCCAAAGGAATGCTCATGGACCTCTTGAATATCCCTGAAAATGCCTTTATCACCGTCGAAGACGGCGAAAGGTTATCCCTCGGAGGCAAGACGCTCAGGTTCATACATACTCCTTGGGTGCATTGGCCCGAAACCATGGTGACCTACCTGGAAGAAGATCGCATCCTTTTCAGCTGTGATTTTTTCGGTTCACATATCGCAACAACTGATCTTTTCGTGACCGACCGAGGGCGTGTTTACGAGGCTGCCAAACGATACTTTGCCGAAATCATGATGCCCTTCCGGAGTATGATCGAGAAAAATGTCAAGAAACTCGAAGGGTACGACATCCAGATGATCGCCCCAAGCCATGGCCAGATCTACGATGACCCATCCTGGATCATGGATGCCTACCGAGAATGGACAGTGGCACCTCCCCGCAACTTGGTTGCGTTCTCTTTTGTGTCCATGCACGGCAGTACTCGAAAGATGGTCGATCACCTGGTGTCCAGGCTGGTGGAGAACGGGGTACGTGTGGAACTGTTCAACTTGGCCGTTGCTGACATAGGAAAGCTGGCCATGGTGCTTGTGGATGCGGCGACAATCGTCATCGGAGTTCCTACGGTCCTGGCCGGCCCCCATCCCCTGGCGCTCTATGCCACGTTTCTCGCCAACGCCCTGCGGCCGAAGGCGGAATTTGTCTCTATTATAGGATCATACGGATGGGGAGGAAAAACGGTTGAAATACTGGCGGGGATGATCCCAAACCTGAAGGTGGAGGTGCTCGAACCCGTTTTGTGTAAAGGACTGCCTAAAGACTCCGACTACACCGCCCTCACCCGTCTTGCCGATACAATAGCCCAAAAGCACAAAGAACGCGGTTTAGTGTAA
- a CDS encoding hemerythrin domain-containing protein, with translation MDAINDLKKEHEGIRLMLQVLQAVSRKLGRGERINAQHLGGIMEFLSIFVDKCHHGKEEEFLFPALEASGIPREGGPIGAMLAEHDQGRRIVSELRDAVKSYNSGDKSAADSIKSRIDAYVELLTQHIEKENTVLFVMADARLDTAKDSELVKAFERLENERIGAGKHEEFHEFLHELDHEYLGWGGVDGNGKHATWNSGE, from the coding sequence ATGGACGCTATAAATGACCTTAAGAAGGAACACGAAGGAATACGGCTCATGCTGCAGGTGCTACAAGCTGTATCAAGGAAACTTGGCCGCGGTGAACGGATCAATGCCCAACACCTTGGTGGCATCATGGAGTTTCTCTCGATCTTTGTGGATAAATGCCACCATGGGAAAGAAGAAGAATTTCTCTTTCCGGCCTTGGAAGCAAGCGGCATTCCAAGGGAGGGCGGTCCGATAGGTGCCATGCTTGCTGAGCATGACCAAGGCCGCAGGATCGTTTCGGAACTCCGCGACGCCGTAAAAAGCTATAATTCGGGGGACAAATCCGCCGCAGACAGCATCAAGAGCCGTATCGACGCCTATGTAGAACTGCTGACACAACATATAGAAAAGGAAAACACCGTCCTTTTTGTAATGGCGGACGCGAGATTGGATACAGCCAAAGACAGTGAGCTCGTCAAGGCATTCGAACGACTTGAAAATGAACGCATCGGAGCGGGAAAACACGAAGAGTTTCATGAATTTTTGCATGAATTGGACCATGAGTACTTGGGCTGGGGGGGGGTAGACGGCAATGGGAAACATGCAACGTGGAACAGTGGGGAATAA
- a CDS encoding DegQ family serine endoprotease translates to MDLKRRLKSQNAPVIISICIALVLSLGVWATSHCAFSSSDIRGTASEVHNTVQPAVGQDITTLARLGKAFASIAKSAIPAVVSVQVEKTLKQEQITEEDPFGFFNDPFFRRFFGPEGPMFGNPHKFRQMGLGSGFIISQDGYILTNNHVVSGADVIKVKLYDGREFKAKVIGTDPQSDIAVIKIPATNLPVLKLGDSDKIEVGEWAIAIGNPFGLKETVTVGVISAKGRDRVGISDYEDFIQTDAAINPGNSGGPLLNIYGEVIGINTAIFSKSGGYMGIGFAIPINMAKVIKDQLIAKGKITRGWLGVVIQDVTEDLAKSFGLKKKEGVLVADVTNGSPAEKAGIKRGDVIIELNGVKINDSGELRNKIALTAPGTVVKLEIERNGKRLSIPVTIAEQPQGIAASLTQPKLLERLGFTVQDITPEIAEQLGYKRGQGVVISDVEYGSIAAQAGLRPGMLIEEVNRQRVHNVVEFNKALLKQNKMVLLRIRYGQISQYITLSLE, encoded by the coding sequence ATGGATCTTAAAAGACGTCTCAAATCTCAAAATGCGCCCGTAATAATAAGCATATGCATAGCCCTTGTCCTGAGCCTGGGCGTATGGGCGACATCCCACTGTGCCTTCTCGTCCAGCGATATCCGCGGTACGGCCAGCGAGGTCCACAATACAGTCCAACCCGCAGTGGGCCAGGATATCACGACCCTTGCAAGACTCGGCAAGGCATTTGCGTCCATAGCCAAATCAGCCATCCCTGCTGTTGTATCAGTTCAGGTGGAAAAGACACTGAAACAGGAACAGATAACTGAGGAAGACCCGTTCGGATTTTTCAACGACCCATTTTTCCGCAGATTTTTCGGGCCGGAAGGGCCGATGTTTGGGAATCCGCATAAATTCCGCCAGATGGGGCTTGGATCCGGTTTTATCATCAGTCAAGACGGCTACATCCTGACAAACAACCATGTAGTGAGCGGAGCGGATGTCATCAAGGTCAAGCTCTATGACGGCAGGGAATTCAAGGCAAAGGTCATAGGCACCGATCCACAGTCCGACATAGCGGTGATCAAGATCCCGGCAACCAACCTCCCGGTACTCAAGCTCGGCGATTCAGACAAGATCGAGGTAGGCGAATGGGCCATTGCCATAGGGAACCCGTTCGGCTTGAAGGAGACGGTCACGGTCGGTGTCATAAGCGCCAAGGGAAGAGATCGTGTAGGCATAAGCGACTATGAAGACTTCATACAGACAGACGCGGCCATCAACCCAGGTAACTCTGGGGGTCCGCTTTTGAATATATATGGGGAGGTCATAGGCATAAATACCGCCATTTTCTCAAAAAGCGGCGGCTATATGGGCATAGGCTTCGCCATACCCATAAACATGGCTAAGGTCATTAAAGACCAGCTTATAGCCAAGGGCAAGATAACGAGGGGTTGGCTTGGTGTAGTCATCCAAGACGTAACCGAGGATCTCGCCAAGTCTTTCGGTCTCAAAAAGAAAGAGGGTGTATTGGTTGCTGACGTGACCAATGGCTCCCCTGCGGAAAAGGCCGGAATCAAGCGGGGAGATGTCATAATTGAGCTGAACGGGGTGAAGATAAACGATTCCGGCGAACTCAGGAACAAAATAGCCCTCACAGCGCCCGGCACCGTGGTGAAATTGGAGATCGAACGCAATGGCAAAAGGCTTTCAATCCCTGTAACCATAGCGGAACAGCCCCAGGGGATTGCGGCCTCATTAACCCAGCCCAAACTGCTTGAGCGGCTTGGTTTCACGGTACAAGATATCACGCCTGAGATAGCCGAGCAGCTTGGCTACAAAAGGGGTCAAGGCGTTGTCATCTCGGATGTGGAATATGGCTCCATTGCAGCGCAGGCAGGACTCCGCCCTGGCATGCTGATCGAAGAGGTGAACCGTCAACGTGTACATAATGTTGTTGAATTCAACAAGGCCCTGTTGAAACAGAACAAGATGGTCCTCTTGAGGATACGATACGGGCAGATCAGCCAATATATCACGTTGTCCCTAGAGTAA
- the ftsH gene encoding ATP-dependent zinc metalloprotease FtsH: MDKDRKKLIFHAIYWIIGLIIIFGLPHLWLSLQTEVIPYGQFKDLVKQGRILKITIDQSEIKGLLYKGPAVELPDIKEKLKKLTSTDQAGDLDTLMGRRAVSFQELAQQLNSKINPPGQVILFRSTRVEDPKLVETLDQYGVDYSGLQEGFLGQLVWGTLLPILFWVGLWFLLMRSMGRPGAGLLSIGKSKAKVAMEKDTGVRFSDVAGCEEAKEELAEVVEFLKEPQKYEALGAKIPKGVLLLGPPGTGKTLLAKALAGEAGVPFYSISGSEFVEMFVGVGAARVRDLFSQAKTNAPCIIFIDEIDAIGKFRSAGMIAGGHEEREQTLNQLLVEMDGFEPNIGVILLAATNRPEVLDPALLRPGRFDRQVVLDAPDARGREAILEVHSKGKPLAPGVSLKDIAMRTPGFSGADLANVMNEAALLAAREKNSQITQAHLEAAVEKILAGPERKSRHLGDKERRRVAYHEAGHALVAFYCPNAMPVAKISIIPRGRAALGYTLQLPEEEQFLITKNEILDKICVSLGGRAAESEILGEISSGAQNDLEMATEMARGMVCRFGMSEKIGPYALSRETSPYLRQQFAPQQIEAMGPELASEVDGEVRRILAEQDARAKDIIGRHKEILGRVADKLLAQEVMSAEEFRVIIEKNTNETGGKDGS, encoded by the coding sequence ATGGATAAAGATAGAAAAAAACTCATATTCCACGCCATATACTGGATTATCGGCCTGATTATAATCTTCGGCCTGCCGCATCTGTGGCTCAGTCTTCAGACCGAAGTAATACCTTACGGTCAATTCAAAGATTTGGTCAAACAAGGACGGATATTAAAAATAACTATAGATCAAAGCGAGATAAAAGGCCTGCTTTATAAGGGTCCGGCGGTTGAGCTCCCTGACATAAAAGAGAAATTGAAGAAACTCACCTCCACTGACCAGGCGGGCGATCTCGACACCCTGATGGGCAGGAGGGCCGTTTCATTCCAAGAATTGGCCCAGCAACTAAACAGCAAAATAAATCCGCCTGGACAGGTCATCCTTTTTCGTTCGACAAGGGTTGAAGACCCCAAACTCGTGGAGACGCTGGATCAATATGGGGTGGATTATTCAGGTCTGCAGGAGGGTTTTCTAGGTCAGTTGGTGTGGGGCACGCTCTTGCCGATACTCTTTTGGGTAGGACTGTGGTTTTTACTTATGAGAAGCATGGGAAGACCCGGGGCCGGGCTGCTTTCTATAGGCAAATCCAAGGCGAAGGTCGCCATGGAAAAGGATACAGGCGTAAGGTTTTCAGACGTCGCCGGTTGCGAAGAAGCCAAAGAAGAACTTGCCGAGGTAGTGGAATTTTTAAAAGAGCCCCAGAAATATGAGGCGCTTGGCGCGAAGATCCCAAAGGGCGTGCTGCTTCTTGGTCCGCCTGGTACCGGCAAGACCCTCCTTGCAAAGGCCCTTGCTGGTGAAGCAGGTGTGCCGTTTTACAGTATTTCCGGCTCTGAATTCGTTGAGATGTTCGTAGGAGTCGGGGCCGCAAGGGTAAGAGACCTCTTTTCCCAGGCCAAGACAAATGCGCCGTGTATAATCTTCATAGACGAGATAGACGCCATAGGCAAATTTAGAAGTGCAGGCATGATCGCCGGCGGCCATGAAGAGAGGGAACAGACATTGAACCAACTCCTTGTCGAGATGGATGGCTTCGAACCGAATATTGGCGTAATTCTGCTTGCTGCCACAAACCGTCCAGAGGTACTGGATCCAGCCCTCTTGAGACCAGGGCGTTTTGACAGGCAAGTGGTGCTCGACGCCCCGGATGCAAGGGGTAGAGAGGCCATACTGGAAGTCCATTCCAAAGGGAAGCCCTTGGCGCCGGGTGTAAGCCTTAAGGATATAGCCATGAGGACACCCGGATTTTCCGGGGCCGACCTGGCCAACGTAATGAATGAAGCCGCATTGCTTGCCGCCAGAGAAAAGAACAGCCAGATAACGCAAGCGCATCTTGAAGCTGCGGTTGAAAAGATATTGGCCGGACCGGAACGCAAGAGCAGACATCTTGGCGATAAGGAACGGAGGCGCGTGGCCTATCATGAGGCAGGCCATGCACTTGTGGCGTTTTACTGCCCGAACGCCATGCCTGTTGCCAAGATATCCATAATACCAAGGGGCAGGGCCGCACTTGGCTACACGCTTCAACTACCTGAGGAGGAGCAGTTCCTTATCACAAAAAATGAGATCCTGGACAAGATTTGCGTCTCTCTCGGCGGCAGGGCCGCCGAATCAGAGATACTGGGCGAGATAAGCTCGGGGGCGCAGAATGATCTTGAAATGGCCACTGAGATGGCAAGGGGGATGGTGTGCCGCTTCGGTATGAGCGAAAAGATAGGACCATATGCACTTTCGAGGGAGACCAGTCCGTATCTCCGTCAACAGTTCGCGCCTCAGCAGATAGAGGCAATGGGGCCAGAGCTTGCCTCCGAGGTTGATGGGGAAGTACGCCGCATCCTTGCCGAACAGGACGCCAGGGCTAAAGATATAATAGGGAGGCATAAGGAGATATTGGGAAGAGTGGCTGACAAGCTCCTGGCCCAAGAGGTGATGAGTGCCGAGGAGTTTCGTGTTATTATTGAAAAAAATACCAATGAAACAGGAGGAAAAGATGGATCTTAA
- a CDS encoding MinD/ParA family protein, translated as MNEEIGLRETTLPVIISISSGKGGVGKTSLAVNASFALAAAGKRCLLVDGDLGLANIDVLLGLTVRVTVRDVMAGLADPLSVIVYPRPDLGVLPASSGVPDMVNLGPEEQRQIGDVLNELMHGFDCVIIDTAAGIGPSVLWFNAFSKKNMVIFTPDPTSFTDAYALIKVLHREYGMQDFYLISNFVKDEGEGLQIYEGFSKVIKRFLGVNTHYVGHVPRDSLVAKAVKEQRPFYETAPDSKAAKAIRAIASVLASWTAGTEKGAG; from the coding sequence ATGAACGAAGAGATCGGCCTTAGAGAAACCACCCTGCCAGTGATTATCTCCATAAGCAGCGGAAAAGGTGGGGTGGGCAAGACAAGTCTTGCCGTAAACGCCTCCTTCGCCCTGGCGGCAGCAGGGAAAAGGTGCCTGCTGGTTGATGGGGACTTGGGACTTGCCAATATCGATGTGCTGCTGGGCTTGACGGTCCGCGTTACTGTCAGGGATGTGATGGCCGGGCTTGCAGACCCGCTGAGCGTCATTGTCTATCCAAGGCCAGACCTCGGCGTTCTACCTGCAAGCTCAGGGGTGCCCGATATGGTAAATCTCGGGCCTGAGGAGCAAAGGCAAATAGGCGATGTGTTGAATGAGCTGATGCACGGTTTTGATTGTGTGATCATAGATACGGCGGCAGGTATCGGCCCATCGGTGCTCTGGTTTAATGCCTTTTCAAAAAAAAATATGGTGATCTTTACCCCGGATCCCACCTCATTTACAGACGCCTATGCACTTATCAAGGTCTTGCACCGCGAATACGGCATGCAGGATTTTTATCTCATTTCCAATTTTGTAAAGGACGAGGGCGAAGGACTTCAGATATACGAGGGGTTTTCTAAGGTGATAAAGAGGTTTTTGGGGGTAAATACCCATTATGTAGGCCATGTCCCGAGGGATAGTCTTGTTGCAAAGGCTGTGAAGGAGCAGAGGCCGTTTTATGAGACCGCGCCCGACTCGAAGGCTGCCAAGGCCATAAGAGCCATAGCCTCTGTCCTTGCCTCATGGACGGCCGGGACGGAAAAGGGGGCCGGATGA
- a CDS encoding peptidylprolyl isomerase — protein sequence MGKDMSFRTKSLLYLFFFMLVAIVSAVQYASAADKNAILAEVGPYKLDAKTFEEQIKSLPPQLQMMVAQNPQAKEQLVERWTQITLLAMKARDMKLDQDPEVKSRIEDLKNSLLAQEIIRKEIDKDIPVSDQEAKEFYEKNKAEFSQPEMIKARHILIRPQGNSEKAWKEAEAKAKDIKKKLEKGADFAQLAKQYSEDPGTKDKGGELGLFPKGRMVPEFEKAAFALKVGEISAPVKTQFGYHIIKVEEKKPAETKPLKDVMSQVKQMVKMEKQQNELEKLIDQIKTKYPVKIHKDAISALQVESPAQTQAVPHPTKSK from the coding sequence ATGGGAAAAGACATGTCTTTTAGAACAAAATCATTGCTGTATCTCTTTTTTTTCATGTTGGTGGCGATCGTTTCCGCGGTGCAATATGCAAGCGCGGCGGACAAAAATGCCATACTAGCCGAGGTCGGGCCTTACAAACTCGATGCAAAGACGTTTGAAGAACAAATAAAATCCCTCCCACCCCAGTTGCAGATGATGGTGGCACAGAATCCGCAGGCAAAAGAACAGCTTGTGGAGAGATGGACGCAAATCACGCTCCTGGCTATGAAGGCGCGGGACATGAAGCTGGATCAGGATCCAGAGGTGAAATCGAGGATTGAGGACCTTAAGAACTCCCTTCTGGCCCAAGAGATCATCCGCAAGGAGATCGACAAGGATATACCTGTAAGCGATCAGGAGGCAAAGGAGTTCTATGAAAAAAACAAGGCCGAATTTAGCCAACCGGAGATGATCAAGGCCAGACACATCCTCATAAGACCTCAGGGCAATAGTGAAAAGGCATGGAAAGAAGCCGAGGCAAAGGCAAAGGATATAAAGAAAAAGCTTGAAAAGGGCGCTGACTTCGCGCAGCTTGCAAAACAATACTCGGAAGACCCTGGCACAAAAGATAAGGGTGGAGAGCTAGGCCTATTTCCAAAGGGTCGCATGGTGCCGGAATTTGAAAAGGCCGCCTTTGCCCTCAAGGTAGGCGAAATAAGCGCACCGGTGAAGACGCAGTTTGGATACCACATCATAAAGGTGGAAGAGAAAAAACCCGCTGAAACCAAACCACTAAAAGATGTAATGTCTCAGGTTAAACAGATGGTCAAGATGGAAAAGCAACAGAATGAGCTTGAGAAACTCATTGACCAGATAAAGACCAAATATCCGGTCAAGATACACAAAGACGCCATCTCGGCGCTCCAGGTGGAATCACCTGCACAGACACAGGCGGTGCCGCACCCAACCAAATCCAAATAG
- a CDS encoding LbetaH domain-containing protein, protein MLFEIDAFFSNIPDKIKDLFDGGPLWKALDLLKGHIRRIIRPNLPDIGDIFQPGLPLASHVILLPEGFLTEGFEIVCNDETAGRIEVWIEGERVPKASLICAGAIFSNDQVQLGSGVVIEPGVMIKGPTVIDDGVEIRQGAYIRGDCFIGRGCIIGHTTEIKHSILMDGAKAGHFAYIGDSILGMDVNLGAGVKLANLTFSKGNVIVKTADGPIDTGRRKLGAILGDSVQAGCNSVTNPGVLLGRGSIIAPLASVAPGIYKPHSAIR, encoded by the coding sequence ATGCTGTTTGAAATTGACGCTTTTTTCTCGAACATCCCGGATAAAATAAAAGATCTCTTTGATGGCGGACCGCTGTGGAAGGCGCTTGACCTATTGAAAGGACATATAAGGAGGATTATAAGACCGAACCTACCGGATATAGGTGATATATTTCAGCCCGGCCTTCCACTTGCGTCTCATGTAATCCTGCTTCCAGAGGGCTTCCTGACAGAAGGGTTTGAGATCGTCTGCAACGATGAGACCGCTGGAAGGATCGAGGTCTGGATCGAGGGCGAAAGGGTGCCCAAGGCCTCTCTCATATGCGCCGGCGCAATATTTTCAAACGATCAGGTCCAGCTAGGAAGCGGCGTCGTCATAGAGCCTGGGGTAATGATCAAAGGGCCGACGGTTATAGATGACGGCGTCGAGATCAGGCAGGGGGCGTATATAAGGGGTGATTGCTTTATAGGCAGGGGCTGTATAATCGGCCACACAACAGAGATCAAGCACTCCATCCTGATGGACGGTGCCAAGGCGGGACATTTCGCTTACATAGGCGACAGTATTCTTGGAATGGATGTAAACCTTGGGGCCGGCGTCAAGCTCGCCAATCTTACCTTTTCCAAAGGAAATGTAATCGTAAAGACGGCGGATGGCCCAATTGATACAGGGAGACGCAAGCTTGGGGCCATACTTGGAGACAGCGTCCAGGCAGGCTGCAACAGCGTAACAAACCCTGGAGTGCTTTTAGGCCGCGGGTCGATTATTGCCCCGCTCGCCTCAGTAGCGCCAGGCATCTACAAACCACATTCGGCAATAAGATAA
- a CDS encoding ferredoxin → MSKKIYIDTEECLGCQSCVEPCPDVFGFDDGAEKAFVIIAEGGPEVLMRPLSHAQQGISMCKKQAFCFASNDTAEPTYSM, encoded by the coding sequence GTGAGCAAAAAGATTTACATTGATACGGAAGAATGTCTTGGTTGCCAAAGTTGTGTTGAACCTTGCCCCGATGTGTTTGGCTTCGATGATGGGGCAGAAAAGGCTTTTGTCATAATCGCCGAGGGAGGACCGGAAGTATTGATGAGGCCATTGAGTCATGCCCAGCAGGGTATATCCATGTGTAAAAAACAGGCTTTTTGTTTTGCATCGAATGATACGGCTGAACCAACGTATTCAATGTAA
- a CDS encoding endonuclease Q family protein, with protein sequence MTNYLRSQWRSKRTIFLADFHVHSRYSRATSKDMGPVAMNRAAKEKGLALVGTGDFTHPGYLAELKEQLIEGTPGIYVLKDDPEGTRFILTSEVSNIFTQGGKSRRVHTVIFAPGFEVAEDIQRRFSFLGNIASDGRPIFGFSAKDLVRIVKDASPDCLVLPAHVWTPWFSVFGAKSGFDSIEECFEEQSCHIHCLETGLSSDPPMNWRLSALDGYALLSNSDAHSPSRLGRESNVFSCPLTYKDIMLAIKDPRSGLEGTIEFFPEEGKYHLDGHRTCRVRFSPDESRAASGICPVCGGPLTLGVLYRVESLANRPEGFVPDSARPCVHLIPLEEIIADAFGVKSVTGFVRKEYRRLIQIGGTEMDILLWKEVEELKSFVPERILKGIMKMRRGDVHITPGYDGVYGRISLSLDDDDDDAIDQGGPSINERRCIQKDLF encoded by the coding sequence ATGACTAATTACCTCAGGTCGCAGTGGAGATCGAAACGGACGATCTTTCTTGCAGATTTTCACGTCCATTCCCGTTATAGCAGGGCCACAAGCAAGGACATGGGGCCGGTCGCCATGAATAGGGCCGCAAAGGAAAAGGGCTTGGCCCTTGTGGGGACGGGGGATTTTACGCACCCCGGCTATCTTGCCGAACTTAAAGAACAGCTTATCGAGGGGACACCAGGTATCTATGTGCTAAAAGATGATCCAGAGGGGACACGCTTCATCCTGACCTCTGAGGTCTCGAATATATTTACACAAGGTGGAAAGAGTCGCCGGGTACACACTGTGATATTTGCACCAGGTTTTGAGGTGGCGGAAGATATCCAGAGGCGCTTTTCGTTCCTTGGCAATATCGCCTCTGACGGAAGGCCTATATTCGGTTTTTCTGCAAAGGACCTGGTCAGGATAGTCAAAGATGCCTCACCGGACTGCCTGGTCCTCCCGGCCCATGTCTGGACGCCGTGGTTTTCTGTATTTGGGGCAAAGTCAGGCTTTGATTCGATAGAGGAGTGTTTTGAAGAACAGAGCTGCCATATCCATTGCCTGGAGACGGGCCTTTCCTCAGATCCACCTATGAACTGGCGGCTGTCGGCCTTGGATGGATATGCGCTGCTTTCAAACTCAGATGCCCATTCGCCATCAAGGCTCGGTCGCGAGTCCAACGTATTTTCCTGCCCGCTTACCTATAAAGATATTATGTTAGCAATAAAAGACCCGAGGTCCGGGCTTGAGGGCACCATCGAATTTTTTCCTGAGGAAGGCAAATACCACCTGGACGGCCACAGGACCTGCAGGGTTCGGTTCAGTCCTGATGAAAGTCGGGCCGCGAGCGGCATCTGCCCTGTCTGCGGCGGCCCGCTGACCCTTGGCGTCCTTTACAGGGTCGAATCCCTGGCGAACAGGCCGGAGGGTTTTGTCCCTGATTCAGCTAGGCCGTGCGTGCATCTAATCCCCCTAGAGGAGATCATAGCGGATGCCTTTGGGGTAAAAAGCGTAACCGGTTTTGTGCGAAAAGAATATAGGCGTCTCATACAGATCGGTGGGACAGAAATGGATATACTTTTATGGAAGGAGGTGGAAGAGCTCAAATCTTTTGTCCCTGAGCGGATACTTAAGGGGATAATGAAGATGAGAAGGGGTGATGTGCATATAACTCCTGGTTATGACGGCGTCTATGGCAGGATCAGTCTCTCTTTGGACGATGACGATGATGATGCTATTGATCAGGGCGGGCCGTCGATCAATGAGCGGCGTTGCATACAAAAAGACCTCTTTTGA